The following proteins are co-located in the Streptomyces sp. NBC_01198 genome:
- a CDS encoding MFS transporter, with amino-acid sequence MSAGEPLPRPVWWLIAARAVNRLGAFSLSFLTVLIATRYGASEATAGLVSAAFGLATVPSRLAGGRLSDRVGRRRTIVLALVACAVAQLGIAAANSLVMATTFVVLLGLAFELYEPPSQAMIADAVGAPERVRAYSLLNAALAAAGMGAGLIAAGLGRWDLRWLFVADAVTCLLCALVVQRVLPGDPPRANRAPDQADNIAPWRDPRLMALLASGTLLALVYLQIMITLPLSMAHRGLQPADAGILFTTSALTIVLGQPLLRLKPIAALSAPAAFATGYTLLAVGLAGYGVTHPLGALLVPTIVWSLGDLVLMGRVYALVADLAPTGGTGRYMAVFGISWGVAGVLAPVAGTQLLEHEGATTLWLAMSGACLTLAITQPFPRPCHRRTHLTTGRGGVPGRARSRELTAAEPMTGQP; translated from the coding sequence TTGTCGGCTGGAGAGCCGCTGCCACGACCGGTGTGGTGGCTGATCGCGGCGCGCGCGGTCAATCGGCTCGGGGCGTTCTCGCTGTCCTTTCTCACCGTGCTGATCGCCACCCGGTACGGCGCGAGCGAAGCGACCGCCGGCTTGGTCTCGGCCGCCTTCGGCCTGGCGACGGTCCCCTCGCGGCTGGCCGGCGGGCGCCTGTCGGACCGTGTGGGGCGGCGCCGCACCATCGTCCTCGCACTGGTGGCGTGCGCCGTGGCCCAGTTGGGGATCGCCGCCGCCAACAGCCTGGTCATGGCCACCACCTTCGTGGTGCTCCTCGGTCTCGCCTTCGAACTGTACGAGCCGCCGAGCCAGGCAATGATCGCGGATGCGGTAGGTGCCCCCGAGCGTGTGCGGGCCTACAGCCTGCTCAACGCGGCGCTGGCCGCGGCCGGCATGGGCGCCGGGCTGATCGCGGCGGGTCTGGGGCGGTGGGACTTGCGGTGGCTGTTCGTCGCCGACGCCGTCACCTGCCTGCTCTGTGCGCTGGTGGTGCAGCGTGTCCTGCCCGGCGACCCGCCGAGAGCCAACCGCGCCCCGGATCAGGCCGACAACATCGCTCCATGGCGTGATCCCAGGCTGATGGCCCTCCTCGCCTCGGGCACGCTCCTCGCGCTGGTCTACCTCCAGATCATGATCACCCTGCCCCTTTCGATGGCGCACCGCGGGCTGCAACCCGCCGACGCCGGAATCCTGTTCACCACCTCGGCCCTCACCATCGTCCTCGGACAACCGCTGCTGCGTCTCAAGCCGATCGCCGCCCTGTCCGCACCTGCCGCCTTCGCCACCGGCTACACCCTGCTCGCGGTGGGCCTGGCCGGATACGGCGTGACGCACCCTCTGGGCGCCCTCCTCGTGCCGACCATCGTGTGGAGCCTGGGCGATCTCGTCCTCATGGGCCGCGTGTACGCCCTGGTCGCCGACCTTGCCCCGACCGGCGGTACCGGCCGTTACATGGCCGTCTTCGGCATCAGCTGGGGAGTCGCGGGAGTCCTCGCTCCCGTGGCCGGCACCCAACTGCTGGAGCACGAGGGAGCAACCACACTGTGGCTCGCCATGTCCGGCGCCTGTCTCACCCTCGCCATCACCCAGCCCTTCCCTCGCCCGTGCCATCGCCGCACGCACCTCACCACCGGCCGCGGCGGCGTCCCCGGGCGCGCTCGCAGCCGAGAGCTCACTGCGGCAGAACCGATGACGGGGCAGCCGTAA
- a CDS encoding DJ-1/PfpI family protein, whose amino-acid sequence MHIAILTFEGYNELDSLIALGVLNRVKTDGWRVTIATPRRKVTSMNGVVIKQMSTLEEACAADAVIVGSGIATREVAEDPAIMNVLRGLDPSRQLVAAQCSGALVLARLGLLNDVPACTDLVTKPWVVAAGVEVLDQPFFARGNIATAGGCLASHYLAAWIIARLAGDDAAEGALHYVAPVGEKEEYVERAWRNIAPYLGVDRATPLLKAAVGGVHGPSPSAGLLR is encoded by the coding sequence GTGCACATCGCCATCCTCACCTTCGAGGGCTACAACGAGCTCGACTCCCTGATCGCGCTCGGTGTGCTCAACCGCGTCAAGACCGACGGCTGGCGCGTCACCATCGCGACCCCCAGGCGCAAGGTGACGTCGATGAACGGGGTGGTCATCAAGCAGATGTCCACTCTTGAGGAGGCGTGCGCCGCTGACGCCGTCATCGTCGGCAGCGGCATCGCCACCCGCGAGGTCGCAGAAGACCCGGCGATCATGAACGTCCTGCGGGGCCTGGACCCCTCGCGCCAGCTCGTCGCGGCGCAGTGTTCGGGCGCGCTCGTGCTGGCCAGGCTCGGCCTGCTCAACGACGTCCCCGCCTGCACCGATCTCGTCACCAAGCCGTGGGTCGTCGCGGCCGGCGTCGAGGTCCTCGACCAGCCCTTCTTCGCCAGGGGCAACATCGCGACCGCCGGCGGCTGCCTGGCCTCGCACTACCTCGCCGCCTGGATCATCGCCCGCCTTGCGGGCGACGACGCCGCGGAAGGCGCGCTGCACTATGTCGCCCCGGTCGGTGAGAAGGAGGAATACGTCGAGCGCGCCTGGCGCAACATCGCGCCCTACCTGGGCGTCGATCGGGCAACACCGCTGCTCAAGGCTGCTGTTGGCGGTGTTCACGGGCCCTCCCCTTCGGCCGGGCTGCTCCGGTGA
- a CDS encoding CGNR zinc finger domain-containing protein produces the protein MTGQAAYLVRTAEQLRQVFAAVESADLDLAASTLNTLLRDTGARPQLDYTAGEPWQVHFHGSDDTLAVGWSAGCATALALAVGSDLAGRLGVCEAPKCDRVYVDTSRNAARQFCSTACQSRVKAAAHRARRVGRE, from the coding sequence GTGACCGGTCAGGCGGCCTACCTGGTCCGCACCGCCGAGCAGTTGCGCCAGGTCTTCGCCGCCGTCGAGAGCGCGGACCTCGACCTGGCGGCGAGCACCCTCAACACCCTTCTGCGCGACACCGGCGCCCGCCCACAACTGGACTACACCGCCGGGGAGCCCTGGCAGGTCCACTTCCACGGAAGCGACGACACCCTCGCGGTGGGCTGGAGCGCCGGGTGCGCCACAGCTCTTGCCCTCGCCGTCGGCAGTGACCTCGCCGGACGCCTCGGCGTCTGCGAGGCCCCGAAGTGCGACCGGGTCTACGTCGACACCTCACGCAACGCCGCCCGCCAGTTCTGCTCCACGGCCTGCCAAAGCCGAGTCAAGGCAGCCGCCCACCGGGCGCGCAGAGTCGGCCGGGAATGA
- a CDS encoding TetR/AcrR family transcriptional regulator has product MSKEAAGTRRRNPRGAGQALRGDIVSAAREVLVEDGYASSVTLRGLARRIGIAPQSIYLHFTGPDEIVQAVTVETFAQLGRFIADAKQGIEAPRDRLIAGCRAYMAFGVENPNLYGLLFQRNRLLRGEEPRPTSADEPDTRNPDAGPFAYLMESIRLCVADGSSDVTDILSTATLLWAAMHGFVLLRNGYQFPWPDLAQVEIELISSITRLREDGRR; this is encoded by the coding sequence GTGAGCAAAGAGGCCGCCGGAACCAGACGACGCAACCCCCGAGGCGCGGGGCAGGCACTACGCGGCGACATCGTGTCGGCCGCCCGCGAGGTCCTTGTCGAGGACGGCTACGCGAGTTCGGTGACCCTGCGGGGGCTGGCGCGACGGATCGGCATCGCGCCCCAGTCGATCTACCTGCACTTCACCGGTCCCGACGAGATCGTGCAGGCCGTCACCGTCGAGACCTTCGCCCAACTGGGTCGCTTCATCGCGGACGCGAAACAGGGGATCGAGGCGCCCCGGGACCGGCTCATCGCCGGCTGCCGCGCCTACATGGCGTTCGGAGTCGAGAACCCGAACCTCTATGGACTGCTCTTCCAGCGCAACCGGCTCCTTCGCGGAGAGGAGCCCCGTCCCACTTCCGCGGACGAGCCGGACACCCGCAACCCCGACGCCGGGCCATTCGCCTACCTCATGGAGAGCATCCGGCTCTGCGTCGCCGACGGATCCTCCGACGTGACTGACATCCTGTCCACCGCGACGCTGTTGTGGGCGGCCATGCACGGCTTCGTCCTGCTGCGCAACGGTTACCAGTTCCCCTGGCCGGACCTCGCTCAAGTCGAGATAGAGCTCATCAGCTCGATCACGAGACTCCGCGAGGACGGGCGACGGTAA
- a CDS encoding aminotransferase-like domain-containing protein produces the protein MAASRYKSLVDTFASDIRTGRLASGVRLPTHRALAAREGIAVVTATRVYAELEAMGLVSREQGRGTFVRDIAVPAGHGIDQQVVAPDAVDLSFNYPSLPGQADLLRQALREVATSGDLESLLRYQPHRGRPQDRASIARHLRRRGITADADRILIANGAQHGLAITIMATLSAGDVVAVDALTYPGFKVLAQAFHLDLEPVPTTAGGPDLDALEQLCATRPVRAIYTMPTLHNPLGWVMPATDRTRLIRIARQHGALIIEDASYAYLVEDPPPPLAATAPDITVYVSGLSKSIATGLRVGFVLAPPPAVPSLERAIRATTWNTPALTTAIACRWLDDGTVNHLEAQKRHDAETRQALARQELAGLPLIGHPSSYFTWLPLPADARADRLTATLARRHISVTTAEPFTTSSHTPQAIRLALGSTDLDSLRSTLRTVRRVAVEDAYA, from the coding sequence ATGGCAGCCTCGCGATACAAGTCGCTGGTCGACACGTTCGCGTCCGACATCCGGACCGGGCGCCTCGCCTCGGGGGTGCGGCTGCCGACCCACCGTGCTCTCGCCGCCCGCGAGGGCATCGCCGTGGTGACCGCGACCCGCGTGTACGCCGAGTTGGAAGCGATGGGCCTGGTCAGCCGGGAACAGGGCCGCGGCACGTTCGTGCGTGACATCGCGGTCCCCGCCGGTCACGGCATCGATCAGCAGGTCGTGGCCCCAGACGCGGTCGACCTCAGCTTCAACTACCCGTCGCTGCCAGGCCAGGCCGACCTCCTGCGGCAGGCCCTGCGAGAGGTGGCCACCTCCGGTGATCTCGAGTCGCTGCTGCGCTACCAACCACACCGGGGGCGTCCACAGGACAGAGCCTCCATCGCGCGACACCTCAGACGCCGGGGTATCACCGCCGATGCGGACCGGATCCTCATCGCCAACGGTGCCCAGCACGGCCTGGCCATCACCATCATGGCCACGCTGAGCGCCGGCGACGTCGTGGCGGTCGACGCACTCACCTACCCGGGTTTCAAGGTGCTCGCGCAGGCCTTCCACCTCGACCTGGAGCCCGTCCCCACCACCGCCGGCGGACCGGATCTCGACGCCCTGGAGCAACTGTGCGCGACCCGCCCGGTGCGCGCGATCTACACCATGCCCACCCTGCACAACCCTCTGGGCTGGGTCATGCCGGCAACCGACCGCACCCGCCTGATCAGGATCGCTCGACAGCACGGTGCGCTCATCATCGAGGACGCCTCATACGCCTACCTGGTCGAGGACCCCCCACCGCCTCTGGCCGCAACCGCGCCGGACATCACCGTCTACGTCTCGGGGCTGTCGAAGAGCATCGCCACCGGCCTGCGGGTCGGCTTCGTCCTCGCCCCGCCACCCGCGGTGCCCTCGCTCGAACGCGCCATCCGGGCGACCACCTGGAACACCCCCGCCCTCACCACCGCCATCGCCTGCCGATGGCTCGACGACGGCACAGTCAACCACCTGGAGGCGCAGAAACGCCACGACGCCGAGACGCGGCAGGCACTCGCCAGGCAGGAGCTGGCGGGCCTCCCGCTCATCGGCCACCCTTCGTCCTACTTCACCTGGTTGCCGCTGCCCGCGGACGCACGCGCCGACCGCCTGACCGCCACGCTCGCGCGCCGACACATCTCGGTCACCACGGCGGAGCCGTTCACCACCTCGTCGCACACACCACAGGCGATCCGCCTCGCCCTGGGCTCGACCGATCTGGACAGTCTCCGGTCGACACTGCGCACGGTGCGCCGAGTCGCCGTCGAGGACGCCTACGCCTGA
- a CDS encoding MBL fold metallo-hydrolase, giving the protein MRPDLRMVLDSGPGQAYLLRRGSGAVLVDTGIAGQGKVLTEALRDWGLDRESLTHVILTHWHPDHAGSAAELAEWPNARIWAHRSDAPIIRGDGYGSIPALSHAEEGLYAHISGSIPDAPPSRVDRELDDDEILDAIDARVLSTPGHTDGSIALHFPNDSVLFTGDIATEHQGQVILGPFNLDRPQAGASFRRFADIDVNTVCFGHGQPLSGDDTALLRIAATADEVPDPLG; this is encoded by the coding sequence GTGCGTCCTGACCTGCGCATGGTCCTCGACAGCGGGCCCGGGCAGGCATACCTGCTGCGCAGGGGGTCCGGGGCGGTACTGGTCGACACGGGCATAGCCGGGCAGGGCAAGGTCCTCACCGAGGCTCTGCGCGATTGGGGCCTGGACCGGGAGTCGTTGACCCACGTCATCCTGACGCACTGGCATCCCGACCACGCAGGGTCCGCCGCCGAACTGGCCGAATGGCCGAACGCGCGCATCTGGGCGCACCGCAGCGACGCCCCGATCATCCGTGGGGACGGCTACGGCTCGATTCCCGCCCTCAGCCACGCCGAGGAGGGGCTCTACGCCCACATTTCCGGCAGCATCCCCGACGCCCCGCCGTCCCGCGTCGACCGCGAGCTCGACGACGACGAGATCCTCGACGCGATAGACGCCCGCGTCCTGTCGACTCCCGGCCATACCGACGGCAGTATCGCGCTGCACTTCCCGAACGACTCCGTCCTGTTCACCGGTGACATCGCCACCGAGCACCAGGGCCAGGTCATACTGGGGCCGTTCAACCTCGACCGGCCACAAGCCGGCGCGTCTTTCCGCCGCTTCGCCGACATCGACGTCAACACCGTGTGCTTCGGCCACGGGCAGCCGCTCAGTGGGGACGACACCGCCCTGCTGCGCATCGCGGCCACTGCCGACGAGGTCCCCGACCCTCTCGGCTGA
- a CDS encoding S26 family signal peptidase, with product MRPSGQRLVPVSVLTVGTSLVGLLLARRRFVVITVAGGSMEPTYRSGDRALVRRLGRSGRAGIGRDSVVVAAWRPPSGAPPGKAAVAHGVTRRPTGAPRKARGWMIKRVVASPGDPVPAGLGPALTTDAGKPVPRDRFVVTGDNTAHSHDSRHIGYVDGCDVLGVVIRRLEPRR from the coding sequence ATGCGGCCATCGGGTCAACGGCTGGTCCCCGTCTCCGTCCTCACCGTGGGGACATCCCTGGTGGGCCTCCTGCTCGCACGGCGCCGCTTCGTGGTCATAACCGTCGCCGGGGGCAGCATGGAGCCGACCTATCGAAGCGGCGACCGGGCGCTGGTACGGCGGCTCGGCAGGAGCGGGCGCGCCGGCATCGGGAGGGACAGCGTCGTCGTCGCGGCCTGGCGCCCGCCCTCCGGCGCCCCGCCGGGGAAGGCCGCGGTGGCCCACGGCGTCACCCGCCGACCGACCGGCGCGCCACGCAAGGCCCGAGGCTGGATGATCAAGCGCGTCGTGGCAAGCCCCGGTGACCCGGTTCCCGCAGGGCTGGGCCCGGCCCTCACCACCGACGCCGGGAAGCCCGTACCGCGGGACCGGTTCGTGGTCACGGGCGACAACACCGCTCACAGCCACGATTCCCGCCACATCGGGTACGTCGACGGCTGCGACGTTCTCGGAGTGGTGATCCGCAGACTCGAGCCTCGCCGGTGA